The DNA segment gggcaacacttattgcagtgatggaaggcaaaatatcaaaaacaaagcttttgcatttttaaattttttgataccccaatttatttttaccttaatttttccaaattaatatgtattctatatctaacctttaaactcatcactacattccattttactattaatggaacttggcaatatattgggcttcacttttgaagaagttttggatcacagagaggtttcATAAcggcaggggaagaatactggtgtgggatgttattgacaggggacacatggttggcagggagttctccagggcatatatacaaggtacataaaaatgtttggatattttcatagtggttacaattaaaagtAACAACTGAgcgagtgctgagttcctaaccaggggagctctatcacagtccctaaaggaacagcaacaatcccccaagtgcaatggcaaagaccaaaaaagaacgaaggtccaacaatgagcccttgatactaatgactatgctcgtgagcctgtgcacctgaaataagaacaaggcctagagctgcagggtgccaagagttacctcttgagagcctccatgttgctcaaatgtggccaatctcaaagccaaactcagcatgtaaatgtgttgcattccccccagcgtgggacatgactcctggggatgagcctccctggtgccgagggattactaccaagtaccagctgatgatgtaactagaaaatgaccttgaataaaaggttcaactcagaccagcagaatatctcagtctacatataataccagcagttaaaaatgctttttgacctgaaggaaagggggaaatggaaaggacaaatgagtttatatggctatgagtctccaaaaagagccgggaggttatcagaggggttgcccttatgcacacctcagcagagtcccaaagacagctaaagtagatgcaaccccaggtattggttctactgaggactacagagacccacaggttctatggtcatggcagatggagttcagtgccgtctcagttggccctactttggagtttgtgtttctgtgtgatagagctggacttagatgtgatctttgtccacaagactctgttacttttaccagaactgtagttggtgctgggggttaatgtatatccaggggacctgaatctctggactgaccatgtgatagccaggccctgagcctcaacagacttgcaactcctacactctggtttattggacttctcccactcaggtaacatggaggtgaagaaggtcaaccaccacaccagggagccaagagtgcctacaactgaaagcaggagaattgcatccagcatccatgtggaatctaagccccctcttgatatagatatggagtagacacaaccattctaaggtccacaggatggagaaatagagtatggattggagtggtcttactgatattctattctggaactattgtgattagtaatcaaagaaaatgtggctttggtgtggagaaagtggccatggtggctgctgggggtggggagtgaaaggaagagatgtgaatgtgggggcattttcggggtttggagttgtcttgggtgttgctgcagggatggttaccagacattgtgtgtcctcccatggcccactgagtggactgtgggagagtgtgggctatggtgtggaccattgaccatgaggtgcaatggtgctcagagatgtattcaccaaatgcagtgaatgtctcatgatgattgaggaggttgttgttatggggggaggagtggggtgagggtgtggggacctcatatttttttatatggagacctcatatttttttaatgtaacattaaaaaaataaagacaaaaataaaaaataaaaataaaaataaaaaaccaagtcATCTCCTGAAAGTTGAAAGACTAGTTGGGAATTTGAGGACAGTGAGGGTTTGGATTAAGTGccaaaggaaacagaaggatCTGACCAAAACTTAAAGTACTGCCAACTGGTGCTAAGGGCAATTGACAATGGAAATCATATATTCATTTTGGCACCAAGTGTGGAGGTCAAggaaataaaactataaataaaaggAGATGTAAGTATAAGGCTGTGGGCAGCAAACAAGATATTAAAGTCTGATATTTTACATGATGACAATGTTCAATGTGTTGTCATAAGAATTGATGAAAAAAAATTGGTAAGAGAAAAAGAGGTAAAGTAAAAAACTAAAGATGCTATTACAACCTCTGAAAAATCAATTTCTGATGAAGTCTACTGAATCAAATTATCTAATGTTTTGGTGTCTTATCTGATAGTTGTGATAACTGTATCTCGTAATGACAGAACACAAAAAGGCAGTGGTGATATTCAGAAATAAGTACCTTGGTTCTGAATTATCACCTGCATACCAAGCAGAAGGATGGTATTTATTTGTGGCCATCCAAAGTCTTTATTTCAATGTTCTCGTGAGAAATACAGAGCATGTTAAATTTATGTTTCCTCAGCCGTCTCCAAGTTCCACTTCAGTTCTTCCTTACCTATTTCCTATATGTAATCATAATTAAATTACCTAATCTATGAAAAGTTTTCATAGCTTGGCAATGCTTGGCACAGAGTATTCGCTGATTAAGTGTTGGTtgctgtttttcttatttttcatttcgtGTCCAACAAGTGATGCTATGTATGTCCATGCCTacagagatttcaaagtgtgaTTTGTTTTAGCAAGTCCAATCCACTGCTCCCAGGGGATAGAGAGTCTAATTTGCAAGGAATCtacattatgtttttctttttcagggcacaacaaacaaatcaccattaaagtaaccaaaaatgagtttagaagttttttgtgtgtgtgtctgccttATAAATGTCCCCAAGGTATTGTCTGAAATggtaaatattgaaaataatctaaaaatactttttgataTCTCTATCATAAACTGTTTAAAACAGTTCTATCCTCACTGCAAAACCATCAGACTATGGTAAATCACTTGTCAAAACATAGaaatatttcagtaaatattttatttttataataacaaATCTGATATGCTCTTATATCCTCTGGTTTGTTATATATCATCCATACATCATTCATTCCATTCACTTAAAGCATCATCTTCATTTCCAGGTATTTCTGTTGGTGACTGGTCAAGAGAAGTAGAATCTTTATATCTCATAGAACTCAACTCAGAATGGATCTCAGTTGTTGATGCTTTGGACCCCCAGAAAGTCTTGACTGCAGACCTGGgagtataaaaacaaaacaaaatactttgTGAAgttaaaactaaaactaaacatgtttatattttttatatagagaaggacctttttcagtcacaagaTATTTTTACTTTGTGATGCATCAGCTACATACATCATGCCATAGTAGATGTACACTCCAATTTACCAGGGTATAATACCTGTTTAGGTTTCGAAAGTATTCTGATATAAATGAATTAGTATAGTAGCAAGGTTTAGAGTTGTGACATCTGCAATTGGATAACACaaatattcattcaataaatttaactattataaaattgtaaaaattacATTTAGGAACTCTCTGGTAGCTGGCAAATCATGAGAtaggtttcttttgtttttgtttttaaatcaaggTGAGAGATGAAGTAGCCTGAACTAGGAGAGTTGAAGGAGGAGTAAAGGGGACTGGACAGTttcaagatatatttaggagGCATCAGCAGCAGGGCTTTGAGATTATTGgatgagaggaggaggaggaagttaATCAAGAGTGACGTGGCTGTTTCAGCTGTTCACCTACCAGTTTACGATTATGAAGATCAATACAAAGAtcacaaatacacacataatGACTCCTACAGTCAGGACAAAAATCAGGACTGCATCAGTGTCTGGTCGGCTTATTTTTCTCATCTGCAGTTCTGGAGAAAATACACACAGCTGGTTATTACTACTGGAAAAACAGGCAAATGGATATCTAAATAGAAACTTGATATTTGAAAAAAACTctagaaaaatacagaaagaattagtgaaaagAAAGCTGTTAATCAATTTCCTTCATGCTTTTTGAAGTGCTCTTTATAAACATGTAGGAAAGTTGAAGGAATTTCCATGAATATCCTGAATATCCCCTTCGAGACAGTACCATTTAAATTTACTATCCATcaatccactttatttttttatacttttcaatATAAATTACCAACATCTGCACAATTACCCCTAAATACTTCAGCTGGCATATCATTAAAAGGAGttcaggggaatggatgtggttcgAACTGTGATGCCcaccccccacatgggaggtcctgggttcagttcttggtgcctcctgaaaaaacacaaacaacaagcaaaacaaatgaaaaaccaactcaggaaagccaacgtggctcagtggttgggcaccaccttcccacatacaaggtcccgggtttaaACCCTGGCCTACCCCCTCACTGCCCAAGtatctccgccccccccccccccgccccccagtatctcaaaaaaaaaaaaaagttcaatatttgtttatagtATTTTTACCATTTGATATGAAATTTGCATGCAATGAGTTgcacaaaatatttaaatgtacatTTACTTAGTTTGGGCAACTGCAAACATACCTCTGTAATCACCCAAACTCCTATCCCTTACTGGAATTCAGAAAGTCCCCTCCAGCCCCTTCCCAGTTAATCGTGATTTTCTTTTCCACCTTATGTTAGTTCGGCCTGttctagaacttcatataaatggaaacatatgcTACTACTCTTTTgtgtaatgctttttaaaattcaacataATGTTTTAGATATTCATCCATCTTGTTGCATAGATCGatagttttattcttttattactGAGTAGTGTTCgcaatgtatttattcattctcttACTGATGGACACCGAGGCTGTTTCCCATTTGGTGGTATTATAAAGCTGCCATGAACATTCTCATACAAGTCATTGTGTGAACAGTCATTTTTCTTGGCTAAATACCCAGGAATGGTATTTACTGGGTTGTAGGACAGGTGTATGCTTAGTTTTTAAAGGAACTACCAGACCTTTTCCAAAACTGATGTACTGGTTGTTCATGATTTGTGAATGTTTTCTCCCAGATTTTAGCTTGCTTACTCATTTTCTGAATGATTTCCTTTAATGAGAAGAAGTTTTTAATTTGGGCAAGtctaatttttattgtttccttttatgATGATTGCTTTCTGAGTCATTTCTAAGAAACCTCAGTCTACTCTCAAATCATAAAGATATTCTCCTATATGGAAGATTAATGGTTTTAGCCTTTACATTTAATACTATGATACATCTCAAATTAATTTCctgtatatggtgtaaggtagAGGTTGAGTCTCGTTGTTTTTAAATATCTACACATCACTCTTAAATCAAGCATTCTCTCCCATATCTTTTTGCTCTTTCTGCAaataaatcaaagagaaaaagccagtcaatgttttaaatgaaaaatgttatatcACTGTTACGTTGTAAATTGGTGAAAAGCTAATTTACATCAAATATTACTTAGTTTGTGAATTATATCGCTTTCTTATAACCCTTCCTGGTCTCAAAATTATAGAAGCATAAAAGATTCATGTGGGAAAGGACTATAAAGATCATCTGGTCCAACCATTATGTTACACATATAAGTGAACCAAGGTCCAGGGAGGTTCACCAATTTGTGCAAGTTATGCTTTGGCTAATGGACAACCACAACTGCttctttttctggattttttctcCTACTCTCTGAACATCATGGggtataattttccttttctttaaaataactgTAGAACTATAAACTCAACTTGGTGATCTTGTAAAGGTCTCACTAACTAGTTCCAAGTACCTATATTTATATTCCAACATATGAGATTTAAAAacccttttattttgaaataattttacagaACTTGGATAAAAAACACCCTTTAGAACTAAAACCTGAACAAGACAAATGTTGAAATTCCTTTCTATTTATCCATTAGCCTGTAATACTAGCAAACAAAGTGGAGAGTGAGGAGTAGGAAGATTTTAGTTCACCTGTAGTCTTTTTACAAGGGTCACTTATTTTAGCTAGTAAGAAGTAGGCTgaatttccttttgaaatttcctACTTGAAAATAGGCTGAATTTTTATGCCCCTACTTTTTAGAGAAAATAACCTTATGCCTAAATATGAATGAGAGCTACTGTATGAATGAAACATCTGATGTATAAGAGAATGGATGGGGATTTTTCATTAGCAAAACCATATTTACcctaaaaatatttcaatgacATATTTTTTTTCAAGCCAGTATATTCTACCATATTGTGTGGACATTTATAACCAAAACATTTGTTTGATGTATAAACAGCCAAGAGGTTCTGTTTGCAGTGGTGTGCCCAATTTTCATCTTAAAAAGAAACGAATAGATACTGTAATgttcttctgaaaatattttgtttaaccaATGCATGTGCAGAAATGGGCGAGCTATTCCACCAACTTAGGAATGCTGTAAGACAGAAGTCAACTTCATCTCATTTGAGGCCTGACATTTTGTGATCTGTGTTCCAGCCCTTAGCTTATACATCGCCTTCTAATGAAAGGAGCTGATCACTAGACTCCTACCAAAGCAGTCAGGCTGTGGGGACAAAGACTGAGAATGATCCCCAACAACTTTAATATCGTGAACTAAGGCTAGTTGAGATATTTTTTCAGTTTGGCAATGTTTTGGtcctattaaaaacattttattaagaTTGTCTTTTCTAAGGATGCCTGATATCCCAACATAGGAGTAAGATTATTATTAACTTTCACCATGaagtattctttttaaaaacattaaacgATGCAGCAAATAAAGTTTAAATAGTAAATAGTGTATTTTAAGAAATCACCCAAAAGAAACTttagtgggttttttgtttgtttcaataaAGGACATTATGTTATCTCTAGACTACAGTAAAACTTTTTACTTAGGGTACATAAATGGCTTCAAAAACTCCATGAACTCCTTAAAATTACATATAACTTTTAGCTTGTTTGTACATGTGGCCATTTTCTGGGAAGAGGTTCCTGAGCTGCTTCTTGGCTGGATTCTCAAGAGAACTTGTGACCACCCTCCCAAATCCACAACAACAAAGATAACAATAATAGAAATAGTTAAGAGcaactgacttggcccaatggatagggcatctgcctaccgtatgggagtccgtggttcaaaccccaggcctccttgacccatatggagctggcccatgcacagtgttaatgcgcacaaggagtgccctgccacacaggggtgcccccgcctaggggagcc comes from the Dasypus novemcinctus isolate mDasNov1 unplaced genomic scaffold, mDasNov1.1.hap2 scaffold_439, whole genome shotgun sequence genome and includes:
- the LOC131277815 gene encoding sperm acrosome membrane-associated protein 1-like, whose protein sequence is MVYTTSELQMRKISRPDTDAVLIFVLTVGVIMCVFVIFVLIFIIVNWSAVKTFWGSKASTTEIHSELSSMRYKDSTSLDQSPTEIPGNEDDALSEWNE